Proteins encoded together in one Balaenoptera ricei isolate mBalRic1 chromosome 2, mBalRic1.hap2, whole genome shotgun sequence window:
- the LOC132360841 gene encoding LOW QUALITY PROTEIN: ubiquitin-associated protein 1-like (The sequence of the model RefSeq protein was modified relative to this genomic sequence to represent the inferred CDS: inserted 1 base in 1 codon), protein MASKKLGADFHGTFSYLDDVPXKIGDKFKTPAKVGLPIGFSLPDCLRVVREVQNGFSLKKKTIEWAEDIKKIQEAQWEAERKAEEAEAKVNSKSGPEGDSKMSFSKTHSTATMPPPINPILASLQHNSILTPTRVSSSVTRQKVLSPPHTKADFNPADLECEEDPFDNLELKTIDEKEELRNIRVGTSGPIMAQLLDSNLPRGGSGSVLQDEEVLASLDFKPLNKPNGFITLPQLGNCEKMSLSSKVSLPPIPAVSNIKSLSLPKLDSDDSSQKTAKMASTFHSTSCLCSGTFRNSLKPSTQGSASELNGHHTLGLSALNLDSGTEVPTLTHSQMPSLSVLSVCTEESSPPNTCPKVTPPNSSMSQVPNTPSCPQAYSELQMLSPSERQCVEMVINMGYSYECVLKAMKKKGENIEQILDYLFAHGQLCEKGFDPLLVEEALEMQQCSEEKMMEFLQLMSKFKEMGFELKDIKEVLLLHNNDQDTALEDLMARAGEPAETRPCLGPAMEPPLPKALRRPPVGKKGHTSGFSFGGGRSGVETVLAKSL, encoded by the exons ATGGCTTCTAAGAAGTTGGGTGCAGATTTTCATGGGACTTTCAGTTACCTTGATGATGTCC TTAAGATAGGAGACAAATTCAAAACACCAGCTAAAGTTGGTCTACCTATTGGCTTCTCCTTGCCTGACTGTTTGCGGGTTGTCAGAGAGGTACAGAATGGCttctctttgaaaaagaaaaccattgaGTGGGCTGAAGATATTAAGAAAATCCAAGAAGCCCAGTGGGAAGCAGAGCGCAAGGCTGAGGAAGCAGAAGCTAAAGTGAATTCTAAGAGTGGCCCAGAGGGTGACAGCAAAATGAGCTTCTCCAAGACTCACAGTACAGCCACAATGCCACCTCCTATCAACCCCATCCTTGCCAGCTTACAGCATAACAGCATCCTCACCCCGACTCGGGTCAGCAGCAGCGTCACAAGACAGAAAGTTCTCAGCCCACCCCACACAAAGGCAGATTTCAATCCTGCTGACTTGGAGTGTGAAGAAGACCCGTTTGATAATCTGGAGTTAAAAACTATTGATGAGAAGGAAGAGCTGAGAAACATTCGGGTAGGAACCAGTGGACCCATTATGGCCCAGTTATTGGACAGTAACTTGCCTAGAGGTGGCTCTGGGTCTGTGTTACAGGATGAGGAGGTCCTGGCATCCCTAGATTTCAAGCCTCTTAACAAACCCAATGGCTTTATAACCTTACCACAGTTGGGCAACTGTGAAAAGATgtcactgtcttccaaagtgtccctcccccccatccctgcAGTAAGCAATATCAAGTCCCTGTCCCTCCCCAAACTTGactctgatgacagcagtcagaAGACAGCCAAGATGGCAAGCACTTTCCACAGCACATCCTGCCTCTGCAGTGGCACATTCCGGAATTCCCTAAAGCCTTCCACCCAAGGCAGTGCCAGTGAGCTCAATGGGCATCATACTCTTGGGCTTTCAGCTTTGAACTTGGACAGTGGCACAGAGGTGCCAACCCTGACCCATTCCCAGATGCCTTCCCTCTCTGTCTTGTCTGTGTGCACAGAAGAATCATCACCTCCAAATACCTGTCCCAAGGTCACACCTCCTAATTCCTCAATGTCACAAGTGCCCAACACTCCCAGCTGTCCCCAGGCTTATTCTGAACTGCAGATGCTGTCCCCCAGTGAGCGGCAATGTGTGGAGATGGTGATCAACATGGGCTACTCATATGAGTGTGTCTTGAAAGCcatgaagaagaaaggagagaatattGAGCAGATTCTCGACTATCTCTTTGCACATGGACAGCTCTGCGAGAAGGGCTTTGACCCTCTTTTAGTGGAAGAGGCTCTGGAAATGCAGCAGTGTTCAGAGGAAAAGATGATGGAGTTTCTTCAGTTAATGAGCAAATTTAAGGAAATGGGCTTTGAACTGAAAGATATTAAGGAAGTTCTGCTATTACACAACAATGACCAGGACACTGCTTTGGAAGACCTCATGGCTCGGGCGGGGGAGCCAGCTGAGACCAGGCCCTGCCTAGGCCCTGCCATGGAGCCCCCGCTGCCAAAGGCCCTGAGGAGACCACCTGTGGGGAAGAAGGGGCACACTTCCGGATTTTCTTTTGGGGGTGGAAGGTCAGGTGTAGAGACTGTGCTTGCCAAGTCTCTATGA